TTATTGCACGTTGTATTGTATGTGCGAACGCCCAAGTGGTGACTTTTACCGGTTATTTTTTATCATGCTGGATGGGTTCAAGGTTCATATATCATCTTGCGGGTCATACCTCCGTCGATGACGAGCTGAGCGCCGGTAACAAACCGGTTGTCCGGAGAAGTCAAATACAGACAGGCCTTGGCGATGTCCCCAGGAACGCCGACCCTTCCCGCAGGATGCTGGTTATGATCCATTTCCCTGAGCTCGCTGTAATCGCCTGTTTCGATCCATCCCGGCAGGATGCAGTTAACCGTAATACCGTCTTTGCCGAGGGTAACCGCCATCGCATGGGTCAGTGAAGATATGGCCCCTTTAGAGGCGGCGTATGCTTCGGTGTCCGGCTCGGACATCAGTGCGCGGGTAGAGGAAATATTCACGATAGCTCCTCCGTCCGGATTATTTCGCATCACTTTGGCCGCTTCGCGCGCCATTAGAAAGCAGCCGCGGGCGTTCGTATTCATCACTTTATCCCAATCCTCTACGGTCAGCTCGTAAAATTTCGCGGTATGCGCGCTTGCGATCCCTGCGTTATTAATCAGGATATCGACGCTTCCGAAGGCTTGTACCGTTTGCCGGACGACTGCCGCAATATACGCCTCCCTGCTGACATCGCACGATATAAAGAGCGCCTTTCCTCCCTTCCGCCGGATGTCTTCCGCGGTTTTTTCACCTATTTCCTTTTTAAGCTCCGCAATGACCACTTGCGCGCCCTCAGCCGCATAAGCCATGGCGACCGCCCTGCCGATTCCCCGGCCCGCTCCGGTTACGATAACCGTTTTATTTTTATAATTCATAGACTTTCACTCCATTTCTATAATTTGGTCCGCAAATAAGAAGAAACGGCTTCGCCGTCCTCTGGAAGAGGAAGGCATCCGTTTCTCGTAAAAATATAAACCCATTATAAGCGTGAAACTAATAATTTCTTATATTTTCTAATATATCCCCTGAACCCGCTTGACGGAAACAGAGGATACACTTAAATTTTTACAATTTGGAAAAAGATTTGGCCTAGCGTTCTTCCACCGCGGAATAATGGGGCTCTCGCTTGAACCCGTGGTACCGGGTACCCTGGTAGGTCAGCCGTCCCTTGTCGCGTTCAGCACTGATCCCGTATTCGCTTCCGTTCACTTTGAACTCCACCCGTTCTCCGTCATCGAATTCAAAGGTCAAATAATAGATCATCGTCGTACGGGCAATGTTTCCCTCTTCCGGGGGTCTCTGCCTGATCTCGCTGCGCTTGGATACAATGCGGGCTGGGACGGTTAGAACGGGCATCCGGTTGTTCCTGCTCCACACAAGCAGCCCCCTGCCGGCCGAAAGGGCGACAATGCCTATTATCACGACAAAAAAGATCGGTAATACCGTTCCGGCAAAATCAAACATCCATGATAGGTCCGGCCCCAAACTCATAACTGATTCCCCCTCGCCTCCCGTATTCCACCCGCCGGACAACCGGCCAACTCGGGCTTCCTTACATTATATGCCCATACTTTTACAGCATACTTGCCGTTTCAGGCCTAAACACCTCCCGAAAGAGGCATTCGCTTTGAATCCGCAACAAAAAGACCGCCAAATTCTCCGGATTCCGGAAAACTAGCGGCCTTTATCTTTGCTGAAGGTGGTTATGTTATGCATGCACCAGGTCCAGGAAGCGTTTCGTTTCATCTTCTTGCTCCGGAATCATTCCGTTCTCTGCCCAGCAAGCTTTGCATTGTTCTTCCGTCTCGCACAGGTAAGCATCCTCACAGTTATAGCACAATTGCAGAAGGTTTTTGGTTACAAAATCCGTTTCAAATGTTTTCATATTAATCTCTCCTGTTCGATATTCAAGTTTGTGAAATTTTGAACGTTCTTTCTATGTGTTAAATATATCACAGGATATATTGTGGTTAATGTGATTTTTTTCACATTCAATAAGAAAATTTTAAATAAGTTTTTCATTGTTTATTTTCTTTGCAAATGGCGGCGGCATTCTACACCAGACAGTGCTGCTTCTAGTAAAAAAAGCGTGCGGCTTCTCATCCCTGTGGATTCGAAAACGCAAGCTTTTATCACATGACGCGCCAATTGATGCCGCCATTGGTCGTCTGCAGCAAGATCGAACGCTTGTCCTTGCTTTTTTCGATCAGCAGCCATCCGACCTCTTTCGAAACAAACTGCAGCTTGACGATCTCCGGAAATTCAGTCAACTTCGATATCAGAACGCTGCTGAACGGCAGTGCTTTCCAGCTCTTCCCCTGATTGGTCGTTCGGTATACTAAGCTTCCGTTAATGATCCAGCCGTCATTGATATTCAGAAAGGTCGGAGGCACATTCTCATTCTCGCCGGTTCGGATTCCGAGATTAAACTCCACTAATTTCCAATTGCTGCCGCCATTGGCGGTGAAGTAACCATTATAGACGGTCCCCTCGGCGTCCTTCTTAGTGCCTGCTACCGGAATCCAGCCGGTTTCGGCGCCGAAGAATTCCGGCTTCCCCAAAATAACGTTATCGTAGTTCTTGAAAACGCCGGTATCCGGCAAGGCTTGATCCTCTCTCCAACTGGCCCCGCCGTCAACGGTACGGTACAGTCTAGGACTCTTCGACCGGTTCAGCGTAATCAAGCCGATGTCGCTGTCCTGGAATACCAAGCCTCCAGCTACGCCGACAACCGGGAGCGCCGGATGGGGAGAGTTCGGCGAATACTGGTCATTTTGCATAACGGTCTTCCAGGTCGCGCCTCCGTCCTCCGTCATGAACAGCGCCTTGCTCTCGCGGCTCTCCTCGGTGTCCCAGGTCGCCATAAGCCACCCTTTCATCGGCGACGCAAAATAAGCCGAAGAAATACTGCTGCCCTGGCTGAGCGATGAGATCTTCCAGCTCTTCCCCCCATCTCTGGTGCGCAGCACAATGGTCTCCATCATTCCGAATGCCTGGCGTATAATCCAACCGTTATCGGGGTCTGTGAAAAAGATATCCTGGCCATAAACTGGATTCGATGAGAACTGGACGGCGGAAGCTGGGGAAATATTGGTCCACGTCTTCCCGTTATCCCGGGTCAAGTAAAGGCGCAATGCATTTTTGGTCACGCCCCAGGCCAGTCCTTCCGATTCACTGAGCAGCTGAAAGTCGGTCAAACGTGTCTGAATCTGATATTTTGGCGACTTTGCTGAGTCGATGTTGGCGGCATCGGGTGTGATCAGGGTAATCGTCTGCCCTTCTTCCGGCTCCTCCGTTGGGAGCGGCTGCGGCGAGGGCTCCGGCGGGGGAGATGAACAGGATGCCAGGATCAGCGCAGC
This region of Paenibacillus sp. URB8-2 genomic DNA includes:
- a CDS encoding SDR family NAD(P)-dependent oxidoreductase — encoded protein: MNYKNKTVIVTGAGRGIGRAVAMAYAAEGAQVVIAELKKEIGEKTAEDIRRKGGKALFISCDVSREAYIAAVVRQTVQAFGSVDILINNAGIASAHTAKFYELTVEDWDKVMNTNARGCFLMAREAAKVMRNNPDGGAIVNISSTRALMSEPDTEAYAASKGAISSLTHAMAVTLGKDGITVNCILPGWIETGDYSELREMDHNQHPAGRVGVPGDIAKACLYLTSPDNRFVTGAQLVIDGGMTRKMIYEP
- a CDS encoding DUF2500 domain-containing protein, with product MGPDLSWMFDFAGTVLPIFFVVIIGIVALSAGRGLLVWSRNNRMPVLTVPARIVSKRSEIRQRPPEEGNIARTTMIYYLTFEFDDGERVEFKVNGSEYGISAERDKGRLTYQGTRYHGFKREPHYSAVEER
- a CDS encoding VPS10 domain-containing protein encodes the protein MPFLAVCLKHLRKLSIVLPAALILASCSSPPPEPSPQPLPTEEPEEGQTITLITPDAANIDSAKSPKYQIQTRLTDFQLLSESEGLAWGVTKNALRLYLTRDNGKTWTNISPASAVQFSSNPVYGQDIFFTDPDNGWIIRQAFGMMETIVLRTRDGGKSWKISSLSQGSSISSAYFASPMKGWLMATWDTEESRESKALFMTEDGGATWKTVMQNDQYSPNSPHPALPVVGVAGGLVFQDSDIGLITLNRSKSPRLYRTVDGGASWREDQALPDTGVFKNYDNVILGKPEFFGAETGWIPVAGTKKDAEGTVYNGYFTANGGSNWKLVEFNLGIRTGENENVPPTFLNINDGWIINGSLVYRTTNQGKSWKALPFSSVLISKLTEFPEIVKLQFVSKEVGWLLIEKSKDKRSILLQTTNGGINWRVM